A single genomic interval of Streptomyces violaceusniger Tu 4113 harbors:
- a CDS encoding helix-turn-helix domain-containing protein, which yields MTTTEPAAEREAPVADGESEDGEIVVTLDEVLKQRGMSLGELSRQTGITDKNLGELKNGKKKAVWWSTLAAVCRVLDCQPGDLIVYRPVAAKSAPAQESASEE from the coding sequence GTGACCACCACTGAGCCCGCAGCCGAGCGCGAAGCGCCGGTGGCGGACGGGGAATCAGAGGACGGCGAGATCGTCGTCACGCTGGACGAGGTGCTGAAGCAGAGGGGCATGTCCCTCGGCGAGCTGTCGCGGCAGACCGGCATCACCGACAAGAACCTCGGCGAGCTGAAGAACGGCAAGAAGAAGGCCGTGTGGTGGTCGACGCTCGCCGCTGTGTGCAGGGTCCTGGACTGCCAGCCCGGCGACCTGATCGTCTACCGGCCGGTGGCGGCGAAGAGCGCGCCGGCGCAGGAGTCGGCATCTGAGGAGTAG